One genomic region from Armatimonadota bacterium encodes:
- a CDS encoding polyprenyl synthetase family protein — MSDVADFLAALDRWSPRVDELLLDPALMNRVAPVHLREVVRAYLARGGKRLRPAVLLLACGAVGGREEDVLPAAAALELFHTWTLIHDDIIDHDDMRRGGPSGHALGAQLGARDLGLVGADSLDYGISLAMLAGDVQHGLCVTLFLRTRNVDPALLAHLVADLELNVVCDLVEGETLDVQLEDMPLDEVSLDDVLRMLYLKTGVLYEFAGKAGAMLGLGTLEEGHPYVSALREFCANCGIAFQLQDDILGIVGDQQKLGKPVGSDILEGKRTPVLLKACEAAGPADRAVLDAVVGNPSAAPEDVARATQVMVRLGAVDAVAAMARERIDAAYSALARLPQSRYTRWLGGWAQYMIEREF; from the coding sequence ATGTCTGATGTGGCTGATTTCCTAGCCGCACTCGATAGATGGTCCCCGCGAGTGGACGAGCTGCTGCTCGATCCGGCGCTGATGAACCGCGTGGCGCCCGTGCATCTGAGAGAGGTCGTGCGTGCCTACCTGGCGCGGGGAGGTAAGCGGCTGCGCCCTGCGGTGCTGCTCCTGGCCTGCGGCGCTGTGGGGGGCAGGGAAGAGGACGTGCTGCCGGCCGCGGCGGCCCTTGAACTGTTCCATACCTGGACGCTGATTCACGACGACATCATCGACCATGACGACATGCGCCGCGGGGGACCGTCAGGACATGCCCTGGGCGCCCAACTGGGAGCGCGCGATCTTGGCCTGGTCGGCGCGGACTCCCTCGATTACGGCATCAGCCTCGCAATGCTGGCCGGCGATGTCCAGCACGGGCTGTGTGTCACCCTCTTCCTGCGCACCCGCAATGTGGACCCGGCCCTGCTCGCGCACCTTGTGGCTGACCTCGAACTGAACGTGGTCTGCGACTTGGTCGAGGGCGAAACCCTGGATGTGCAGCTCGAGGACATGCCACTGGACGAAGTGTCGCTGGACGACGTGCTTCGCATGCTCTACCTGAAGACCGGGGTATTGTACGAGTTCGCCGGGAAAGCCGGCGCCATGCTGGGCCTGGGCACTCTGGAAGAGGGCCACCCATACGTATCAGCATTACGAGAGTTCTGCGCGAACTGTGGCATTGCTTTCCAGTTGCAGGACGATATCCTGGGTATCGTGGGCGACCAGCAGAAGCTCGGTAAGCCGGTAGGCAGCGACATCCTCGAGGGCAAGCGCACCCCCGTTCTGCTCAAGGCCTGCGAAGCCGCCGGTCCGGCGGACCGCGCGGTGCTCGATGCGGTGGTAGGAAATCCTTCAGCGGCGCCGGAGGATGTCGCCCGGGCCACCCAAGTCATGGTTCGTCTGGGCGCGGTGGACGCAGTGGCCGCGATGGCCCGTGAGCGAATTGACGCCGCTTACTCGGCGCTCGCGCGCCTGCCACAGTCCCGGTACACCCGCTGGCTCGGTG
- a CDS encoding MBL fold metallo-hydrolase, whose protein sequence is MRLEFQGAARTVTGSRYLLSVPGVRVLVDCGLYQGVDEDRNRDQASFPFDPSEIDFVLLTHAHIDHCGLLPRLSKLGFRGRVFATSATRDLCAALLADSAHIQEEDAQWEMRKWRRGQQNTPPPAPLYTIEDVDRVMDQFEALAYGDDVQVAPGLSARWQDAGHILGAASIEVWATESGVSRKIVFSGDVGSPGRPILRDPTLLDSADFVVLESTYGDRLHPSEQDIFADLERAVNRMVREKGQMIVPAFAVGRTQELLYRLDRLMALERIPRVPVFVDSPLARKATEVFSEHEECYDTETLGLLARGDDPISFPTLKFTGSVDESRKLNDLREPAIIIAASGMCTAGRIRHHLHQRLERGNNTILFVGYQAEGTLGRIILSGAQKVKLFGRWHRVRARIRQVQGLSAHADQENLLKWAGHIRDTRAIFVTHGEPHSAFTLASLLSKQVGVPVSVPTLGDVVDLLSPRDINALTAATNDEMGAMLRRSSHPGEQTEDED, encoded by the coding sequence TTGAGGCTCGAGTTCCAGGGAGCGGCGCGGACTGTCACCGGGTCGCGCTATCTGCTGTCCGTGCCTGGCGTGCGGGTTCTTGTGGACTGTGGTCTTTACCAGGGGGTGGACGAGGATCGCAACCGCGATCAGGCCAGCTTCCCGTTCGACCCGTCTGAGATCGACTTCGTCCTGCTTACCCACGCCCATATCGACCACTGCGGGCTTCTGCCGCGATTATCCAAACTCGGGTTCCGCGGCAGAGTTTTCGCGACTTCCGCGACGCGCGACCTGTGCGCAGCCCTCCTGGCCGACAGTGCCCATATCCAGGAGGAGGACGCACAGTGGGAGATGCGCAAATGGCGCCGCGGCCAACAGAATACCCCGCCACCGGCCCCCCTGTACACGATTGAGGACGTCGACCGCGTCATGGACCAGTTCGAGGCCCTCGCATACGGGGATGACGTCCAGGTGGCCCCGGGCCTGTCGGCACGCTGGCAGGATGCCGGGCACATTCTCGGGGCAGCTTCCATCGAAGTGTGGGCGACCGAGAGCGGCGTGAGCCGCAAGATTGTCTTCTCGGGCGATGTCGGGAGTCCCGGCCGGCCGATCCTCCGCGACCCGACCCTCCTGGATTCCGCGGATTTCGTGGTTCTTGAGTCCACCTACGGCGACCGGCTGCATCCGAGCGAACAGGACATATTCGCGGACCTGGAGCGAGCTGTGAACAGAATGGTGCGCGAGAAGGGCCAGATGATCGTACCTGCCTTTGCTGTGGGGCGCACCCAGGAGCTGCTCTATCGTCTGGACCGCCTGATGGCTCTGGAGCGGATTCCGCGGGTTCCCGTATTCGTGGACAGCCCACTGGCCCGTAAGGCGACAGAGGTTTTCTCTGAGCACGAGGAATGTTACGACACGGAGACCCTGGGATTACTGGCCCGCGGTGACGACCCGATCAGTTTCCCGACGCTCAAGTTCACCGGCTCGGTGGATGAGTCCAGGAAGCTGAACGATCTTCGGGAGCCGGCGATTATCATCGCGGCCAGCGGCATGTGTACCGCGGGGCGCATCCGCCACCATCTCCACCAGCGCCTGGAGCGAGGGAACAACACGATCCTCTTCGTGGGGTACCAGGCCGAAGGCACCCTGGGGCGCATCATTCTCAGTGGGGCGCAGAAGGTCAAGCTGTTCGGCCGCTGGCACCGTGTACGGGCGCGCATCCGCCAGGTGCAGGGCTTGTCGGCTCATGCCGACCAAGAGAACCTTCTGAAGTGGGCCGGGCACATTCGTGATACGCGCGCGATCTTCGTGACCCACGGCGAGCCGCACAGCGCCTTCACCCTCGCAAGCCTGCTCTCGAAGCAAGTCGGCGTTCCCGTGAGCGTCCCCACGCTGGGGGACGTCGTAGACCTGCTCAGCCCCCGGGATATCAATGCCCTCACTGCCGCCACGAACGATGAGATGGGGGCAATGCTGCGGCGCAGCTCTCATCCCGGGGAGCAGACCGAGGACGAGGATTGA